GGCGTCAGCCGAGGAATGTGCGCGAACTCCGCGGCGACGATGCCGACGTTCATCGCCGCGCCACAGGCAATCGCCCGGACCTCGCGTTCGGTCAGCGTATCGCCGTAAGCGTTGCGCAGATTCTCGAGCGCGACGCGGCGCACGCGCGGAACGAGCGCGTAGGCGAGAACGCCGACCGCTCGGCCAACGAAACGGCAAACCGGAAGCGGCAACAGCGCCATTACGCGGCAAAACGCGATGGAAGCGTACGCGGCGATACTCTGAACGAATACGTTGCGGCGGCGCCCCATCGGCTACGATTCGAGCGCGATGGTTTCGCCGATGGAAGGGATGAATTTCTTGTACACCGCGCTGGTGTTCTGGCTCATCCACGCCGTGGCGTCAGGATCGCCGTGAACGAAGACGATATTCCTCGGTGCGATGTGGTCGATGAGTTTGCAGAGATCTTCCCGCGTTGCGTGGGCGCTGAAGTTGAACGCCTGCCGGTTCTCCAGGCGGACCTTGATCGGCGGACCGTCGAGTTCGAACGGTAGCGCCTCGCCGATCTGCGCGCGCAACAGTTTGTAGCCGAGCGTATCGGGATCGAGATAGCCGACAAAGAAGATGCCGTGGCGCGGGTCACGCACCATCTCCATAGCGATCAGCGCGGAAGGCGTGTTCTCGACCATCATCCCCGAAGTCGCGACGATGATGCAGGGCTTGCGCAGCAGGTCGCGCCGGATAGCACCGTCCCACACGTCGCCAATGCGGTTGAACTCCGCGAGCGGACGCAGCTTCGACTCCGGACGAAGGAAGTCGGTGAACTTGTTGTAAATCTCGTAGATCGCGCGGCCGAGTCCGGACGCGTAGACGGGCACGTCGGGGATGCGGTCGTTCGCCTGCATGCGGCTGATGACGTTGAGCAACTCCTGTGTGCGGCCGAGCGCGAACGACGGCACCAGCACGCAGCCGCCCTTGTTCAACACTTTCGCAACCTCGTCGGAGAATCGCTCCACTTCGCCCTCGAAGGTGATCGTGTGCCCGTTCTCGTGGGTGCCGCGCGTGCTCTCGATAATGAGCGTGTCGACGGCGACTTCCTTGTCGAGCAGCGTCAGCCCCGCCATGAGTTCCTGGTGCGTCATGCACACGTCGCCGCTGTACAGGAGCGTGTGGCCCTCGGTCCGCAGCAACACGCTGGCGCTGCCGAGCACGTGGCCGCTGTGGTGAAAACTCGCGCGGAATGGGCTGTCCCACGTCGGCGAGAATTCACGTTCGTAATGCAACCCGTGG
The genomic region above belongs to Candidatus Hydrogenedentota bacterium and contains:
- a CDS encoding MBL fold metallo-hydrolase translates to MSTITFRAIGGGAEIGANSYVIGADGHDILLDCGLHPKKEGRVALPEFDLLVQAPEAVLVSHGHIDHCGAVPFAMREFPAAACYATHPTVNIMDRMLHNSVSVMGTLAIERGIKDYPLYTHSDVDGALRRCHGLHYEREFSPTWDSPFRASFHHSGHVLGSASVLLRTEGHTLLYSGDVCMTHQELMAGLTLLDKEVAVDTLIIESTRGTHENGHTITFEGEVERFSDEVAKVLNKGGCVLVPSFALGRTQELLNVISRMQANDRIPDVPVYASGLGRAIYEIYNKFTDFLRPESKLRPLAEFNRIGDVWDGAIRRDLLRKPCIIVATSGMMVENTPSALIAMEMVRDPRHGIFFVGYLDPDTLGYKLLRAQIGEALPFELDGPPIKVRLENRQAFNFSAHATREDLCKLIDHIAPRNIVFVHGDPDATAWMSQNTSAVYKKFIPSIGETIALES